The nucleotide sequence ctcctggccctgctccagtctgCTGTTCCCAGACTCCCCAAACAGGCCAGAGAGTGCCCTTCATGCCCAGGTTACCACAGGCCTGCCACAAAtacaggaaggctgtgctgcaaagcCATCTGCTCCACAGGCCAGCATAGCCAAGCCACAcaaccaggagctgctgccttctaTCACACAGAGCAAGGAAAGCACACAGGGGCAAGAAGtcagcactgtgctgcagagcaggaacatGCTGCCAGCGTGCAGATCCAGCCACCCAACGCTGAAGCCGCTGCTGCTACCCTTTGTTCGGCTGGGGCCCTGCGCTCAGCTCGTGCCGTGTCAGAcaggaagcaaaaggaaagagtaaataatgggggggtggggagtggggggtgTCTTAAAGCTCCTTTTTCAACTTTATTCAGCTTTGACTccgcacagagccacagcataGCATCCTCTAGCCTTCAGGGAGCGGCACAGGGACCCCCGACACTGCGGTTCAGGGGCAGCCCCCATCTCCTGTGCCTTGTGCCCTGCCCCTGAAACGTTGTTGGGTGTCTGGCACAAAGACCTGAAGAACAGAGAAAGCCCCCGGCCCACGGTGCCCGCGGGGGCTCATAGGTCGCTGCTGCAGTCGCGGCAGAGGATCTCCTCGTTGTCGGGGATGAAGCCTTTCCCCACCAGCGAGGTGTTGCAGCGGGCGCAGTTAAAGCAGTTGTGGTGCCAGTGACGGTCCTCAAAGGAGACATATTTACCACCGCCAAAGCCTGCAGGAGGGACAAAGGGGAGTGTCAGAATCCCTGGGGAAACAGGGACAAGCTTCCCAAACAGACTGAGCCTTGGCCTGCTCGTCTCTGTGTCAGATCttcacaggcagtgctgctctgcaggacccAACGCACCCAGTATCAGATCTCCACTCTCGGTGGGGAGAGGAGCAAAATGATCTCACACTGAATTTTGCAGGGTTGAGATCCTCAGACCACAATCACCATTTTCTCCCCAAAgaggagcaggaacagagctGTACCATCAGAGTGGAGGAACAGGCTTGTCAGGAGGggaggtcctggcagcagtgcctggagcagctctttcCAGGGACAGTGGTAGTGAAATCCTGGGAAGAgccctcctgccaccagcccaggcctGGGCTTTTGCAGAGGCTCCACAGGCAGCTTCCTtcctctgccagcagtgcctggaCTTGTAGGCTGTGACACCCTTCTCCCATGTACTGTGACAACCTGATAAGGACCAGACGGGAAGTGGGGTGCCCAGAAGCTGCCCTGTCCTCAGCTGGAGTCATCCTCTGAGTCACCAGAGCTGattcacagctctgcctgcctccccagcagcaagagACGCAGGCTGCAAAGGGAAAGGTCAAGTGGGGGAGGACAGGAAGGAGGCCTGACCACCTCAGGCTTTCTACAGAAGAGGACCCCCTGTTTCCCCTGTCTTAGGCAGGTATAACCGGTCCAGACTCCCCTGCAGCAGTTGTTGCTCCAGCTATGGCTGGAAGTCCAGCTTTCCCTGTCTGGGAGCAATCTTTCCACAGAATGTGGCAACCAGCCTCAAGCCAGGCAAGCCAGAGACAGGAGATCACGCTGTGATGGGTCATTCTGGGAGCCTTTACTGCTGGGCAGAAGGAATTCTTCTCAAGTTCACTGCTTTGGAAGATGCAGATGAAGGCATGAATGTGCCCTTAGGACCACTATGACAAAGAGATCCTCTCTCATTGGGTCCCTTGAGGGTATTTCAGTGGGGGACATGCCTGAGGGCACCTTGCACTCCTCAGCATTTGTCCCTGGGAGGCCTGAAGTGCCTGGAAACACTTGAGCAAACCTGCCTGGTTGAGACGTGTCCAAGTATCATAAGGGCCTGGGTCACACTCAAGAGGGCAGCTGTACCCAGAGAAGTCACCACACCTGCAAACAGGGCAGGTAGGtcatgccctgctctgcagaagtgCACAGTAACTGAGCCAACACTGCTCACCTGTGATGGGCTTTGTGCAAGCACTGCACTTCTTGGCATAGAGATTCCCAAAGCACTTGACACAGTATGGGTTATCATCCTGGGAGGTGAACTGCTGGCCAGCCAGGGGCGtcttgcagcctgtgcagaCGAAGCACTCCTTGTGCCAGGGCTCATCCCGGTAAGTCACTCCTCCCTTGGTCAGGGTCTGCAGGAAGAGAGCACGCTGGTgacacctgggcacagggaACAGGCTGCAGCGCAcaaccagctgctggctggggtgctGGCACCCGAACCCTTCTCTGGTGGGGCTCGGACAGAAGTAGGAACATGTCCCTGGGCCAGAGAACTGAGGGGCTTTGGGCTGTCAGGCCACGTGTACCTTTTTGCAGCGAGTGCAGCGCGGCGCGAACTTGCTCTCATAGCAGGGGACACAGTAATAATCCTTCTTGTCTGGGATGAAGGACTGAGACCCgatgggctgctggcagctgctgcatatGAAGCAGTGCTCGTGCCAAGTCTGCCCATTGTACTCCAGCTTACGGGACCCTGCAGAGAGAGGCATTCACAGTGACAGGAGTGGAcaagggaggctgtgcaggATAAACCATGGTCCTGCACACCAggctctgtgcctgccctccccatggcagcacagggctgcaggcagctggagagggctgcatggggagggctgcaggaacatgcccccagcactggcacacaggCTAAGTAAAGAACCTGTTGAAACCTACGTCTGAAGACGGTGCCAGAATGGCCAAACAAAGACACTCCTTTGCCTCAGGCCATCTCCAGAGACGCTCACACACCTTCCATCATTCCCTCATTTCTTGTTGGCACAAAATGCCCAGGAAACCCTCTGTGATCTCCTCCCTAGCTCACTTCTCCACAGAAGGGGGGAACAGACAgacagggctgctgtggtgaTCACAGCTCAGGATCCTGCTGACTTCCCAAACAAGAAAAGTGCCAATCCCACTCCACGCAATGACGGTGGGGCAGGAAAGCAGAAGCTCAGCTCTCCTCCTTGCTTCCACCTGCaccagaagctgcagcacttgAGCCTGGCAGTTCCTACCTGGCATGACTGTCTTGTCGCAGGCAACGCATTTGGAGGAGAACTCGCTGCAGTAGCAGTcgttgcagagcagctcctggccctggcAGGTGAAGGGCTCATCGGCCAGGGAACGGTCGCAGCGGAAGCAGCGGAAGCAGTGCTCGTGGTAGTGGCGGTCCTCGTAGTACAGCTCCTGAGGAGGACAGCCAGGGTGAGGAGGGGACCCATCACCCCTGGaaccaccctgcccagccagggggCCCCCCACTCACTCTGCAGTCGTGGCCGATCAGCTCCTTGCACTCGTTGCAGGTGTTGGCAAAGTGTGCGTCGTAGCAGGGGATGCAGTAGGGGCCATTGTCCATTTGGAT is from Dryobates pubescens isolate bDryPub1 chromosome 20, bDryPub1.pri, whole genome shotgun sequence and encodes:
- the FHL3 gene encoding four and a half LIM domains protein 3 isoform X2; the encoded protein is MTECFNCDNCKESLYGRKYIQMDNGPYCIPCYDAHFANTCNECKELIGHDCRELYYEDRHYHEHCFRCFRCDRSLADEPFTCQGQELLCNDCYCSEFSSKCVACDKTVMPGSRKLEYNGQTWHEHCFICSSCQQPIGSQSFIPDKKDYYCVPCYESKFAPRCTRCKKTLTKGGVTYRDEPWHKECFVCTGCKTPLAGQQFTSQDDNPYCVKCFGNLYAKKCSACTKPITGFGGGKYVSFEDRHWHHNCFNCARCNTSLVGKGFIPDNEEILCRDCSSDL
- the FHL3 gene encoding four and a half LIM domains protein 3 isoform X1, which encodes MQAGEGGPQTGTMTECFNCDNCKESLYGRKYIQMDNGPYCIPCYDAHFANTCNECKELIGHDCRELYYEDRHYHEHCFRCFRCDRSLADEPFTCQGQELLCNDCYCSEFSSKCVACDKTVMPGSRKLEYNGQTWHEHCFICSSCQQPIGSQSFIPDKKDYYCVPCYESKFAPRCTRCKKTLTKGGVTYRDEPWHKECFVCTGCKTPLAGQQFTSQDDNPYCVKCFGNLYAKKCSACTKPITGFGGGKYVSFEDRHWHHNCFNCARCNTSLVGKGFIPDNEEILCRDCSSDL